A segment of the Streptomyces sp. NBC_00513 genome:
TGATGAAAAAACGGTATAGTTGTGTTGTGGGGCGGCGGTGGCAGCCGACCCGCACCGAGAACCACGACTCCCAGGAAAGGGGACACTCATGCCTACTCTCCTCCAGGACGGCGGCTTCGCCCTCCGGATCGAGCCCACCGGCGGATTCAGCCTGCTCGACTGGGGCACCGAGACGCGCCCGCAGGACGCGCTCGCCGCTGATCGGGTCCGTTCCGTCGACCTGACCACCCGGCTGATCATGTGGACCGACGAGCTGGCCGCCCCGCTCGGCCTCCCCGCCAACATCCCCGCGCGTCACCTCCTCCATGCCTACCAGGCCACCCCGACCCCGGTCTGCGGCGCGGCCGTCTTCACCGGTTCCACGCACGGCGGCGCTCTGCTCGGCCTCACCGAGGATCAGGTATTCGTGCTCGTCGACCGCTTCTTCAGTCGTCACCGCGACGTGCCCCGGCCGCGCCGCTGAACGCAGGTCGCCACGGGCCCCGGAATCACGATCCGGGGCCCTCGCATTTGACGAAAGGGAAATTCGTACGTGCAGTACGCCACCATCGGGGATAGGTGCGAAGTCCAGGATCTCGCATCCTAATTCGCGGGCACCGCAGAGTGCGGATTTCGAAGAGGCCAAGGCGAATTCCGCCGTCGCGGTGCTGGAGGCCGATAAGGCGCCGGGCTGCACTGCCTTTTGGGCGGCGGCCTGCCTGGCGCTCCGGTGCGTGCGCGGCGGGCGTGGCGCGGTCGCGCAGCAATCCACCCAGGTGGACGGGGTGGAGAGGACGCTGAAAGTGATGCATGCATGGTATAGTTGCCTTGCTGGTCGGCGGTGGCAGTCGATCACAACCCGAATCCATGCGCAGTCGTGAGGAGACGTCATGTCCGCCACCCTTTTCCGCACCCTCGACCTCATCGAGCCCGGTGACCTGGTCCATTACCACGGCAGCAAGCCCGACTACCACGGCCTGTACCTGGCCTGGCCCTGCAACTGCTTCGACTGCGCCCGCGCTGACTACCTGGGCAGTGCCGACACCCGCTACCGCCTGACCGACCCGTTCGCCGAGGACCCGGACGCCGTCACGCTGCGCTGCGCGCGGCGCGGGTCCGTCAGGCGGTCCGACGCCAACGCCTGACCCTCCCTCGGGGCGCAGTCACCCGGCTGCGCCCCGCCCAGGTCGGCGGGGAGTGGTACCCCGCCGCCGCCGAGAACACAGCTCACGAAAGGGCAGACCATGACTGACAAGACCCTCATCGACGGCACCGCCAACCCTGACAGCCTGGGCCCCGACGCGATGCGCTGGACCCCCGAGCCGGAGCAGCCGGCCGTTTCCGTGGTCGACATTTTTGGGGAGGTCATCCACGGGTACAGCCGAGCCGACGCCCTCGCCGACGGGGCCTTGATCGCCGTCGGTGACGACGTCGCCCGCGAGGCCGGGTTCGGGGTCCCGGTGGCGCTCACCGCGGCCGCGTGGGCCGACTGCGTCGCCTGGAACGACGAGGACAACCGGCAGACCTGCCAGGACGAGTCGGGCCGCCTCTGGGACGTGCTCCGGATGACCCGGTACGCCATCCGGCGCTTCGCCGGGGTGAGTTCCTGCACTGTCGAGCTCTACCACGTCCCGCGCGACGGAGAGAGCGACGAGAGCGAGCGGACATGGCTGCTCGCGACGTGCGGGCCTGGCGACGACAGGGAGCCCGTGCTCACGATCTCCCTGCCCGACGAGGACTGATCGCCGGAAGCAGCGCTCCCCCCCTTCCCGGGGGTGGAGCGCTGTGGTTGCTGTCCTTCGCACGTGCGGACATTCCCCAGAGAAGATCCACGCGACCTCTCCGAAAGTGGTTAATGTAAGGTATAGTTGTCTTGTTGGTCGGTGGTGGCAGCCGACCAAGAACCGGAAGCAGACCGAGAGGAACCGGCATGGCAATCACGGCGTACAACCAGACCCCATACGAGATCCAGCGCGCCTCCACGCTGTTCGTGGGCTTCCTCAACGCGGTGGAGGACGGCTGTCATCACCTCGTCGTCGC
Coding sequences within it:
- a CDS encoding DUF3846 domain-containing protein; translated protein: MPTLLQDGGFALRIEPTGGFSLLDWGTETRPQDALAADRVRSVDLTTRLIMWTDELAAPLGLPANIPARHLLHAYQATPTPVCGAAVFTGSTHGGALLGLTEDQVFVLVDRFFSRHRDVPRPRR
- a CDS encoding DUF6573 family protein; the protein is MTDKTLIDGTANPDSLGPDAMRWTPEPEQPAVSVVDIFGEVIHGYSRADALADGALIAVGDDVAREAGFGVPVALTAAAWADCVAWNDEDNRQTCQDESGRLWDVLRMTRYAIRRFAGVSSCTVELYHVPRDGESDESERTWLLATCGPGDDREPVLTISLPDED